The Manduca sexta isolate Smith_Timp_Sample1 unplaced genomic scaffold, JHU_Msex_v1.0 HiC_scaffold_1052, whole genome shotgun sequence genome contains the following window.
TAACAATTCAATTCGTACAAATTTCTGAATATTACACAAGTTGAAATCCGGCAATTTTCCTCATTGGTTATTAACTTCAGGCATCATGTACTAAGGTTGTTATATAACTTTGCCGGTGTGAAGTTAGTCACGAGCGGCTCCGTCTCTATCGTCAGTGACAGCAGACGTAGAACTAGTGACGTGACTAACTTCAGAACGGCAAAGTGTCGCCGACAGTTTTCcaataaactttaaaagaaCGTAAAGGAAATTTGTTTGACCTTTGCAACAAATACAccgaatgaataataaaattatatgtgttaaaattaaacattgttttgttttacctCATCCGACGTTAATGTAACTCAACATGGCAATACAAACCCTGTAATTACCAAACAATTcatcatttatttcatttttgccATCGACTTGAGGATATCGGCtaggattatttattgaaatcggcagTAAAACTACATTAACTACAACTACatacttcaatataaaaatacgtcaACATTACAAATAACACGTTATGTCCCGTCCATACGTTACACGATATTACATAATCAATTACCACATAAGGCTCTTCAATACATAGATATGTCATAATATAACTACAAACAATAGGTATGTTGACTATTTTCGTACATAtactaaaactataaataatttgtattgtaaaacTATAGCACAAATAATAACGTACATAATTCCTTAATAGATTCCAAAGAAatgtcaattttataatttactagacTGAGACGGCATCAACACCATTGACGTCATTTGCACAATTTGCATGTAAAATTGtttcaagaaaataaatttaacaaagaaTGAACGCTTACTTTTTCGGAGTTCatcagtacattttattttaatggtgtTACTATGAAGTACGTAGTTCATTAAATTGAATAGTCAACATACCTATATGGAGTCTAAATTCGAATCTgacttcgaaataaaaaatgttgaaaaaatgaatatttgaaattcCTTAAGTAGGCCTAGTAGCAAATAGATGTGTTTGTATAACATAAGTGTGTAGTGGTTCACCCGGGCGGGTCCTGGTCGGAGTCGGCGttgtcgtcgtcgtcgtcgtcgtgctggcgcgtgcggcgcgcgtAGTGGCAGCACGCGGGCGGCGGCCGCTCGTCGGGCGCGTCCGTCAGCAGGCTGCGGTAGGCGGCCAGCGGCGCCCAGTCGTCGGCCCACTGCACCACCTGCACGATGCGCGCGTCCAGGAAGCGCAGCACGTGGCGCTTGTCCTGGCGCAGCAGCTTGCCCGAGAACTCGCCCAGCGGCTCCAGGAACAGCAGGTGCGGCGGCGCGCCGCCCGGCGCCTGCTCCAGCGCCGCGAACGCGATGCCGGCGCGGTGCAGCGCCGTCAGCGCCTCGCGATTCTTCACCGCGTCCAGCCCGAACATCACCGAGAAACGCTTCGCCAACTCCTGCACCGTAGCACACGATACATATACAACATTTACTATACCATCGAGTAGCGCGTAGAGCACGCGAGGCACGCACCTTGAGCTCGAGGAACTCTGGCAGCTGGCGATGCGGGTTGGGATGCCGCTGCAGCATGTCGGTGAACAGCGCCTGCATGGCCAGCTCCATAGTTAGAGCGCAGTTCATTTTGTTAATCTCGCGCGCCTTACTCAGCGTCGCTTTGATTATGTCGCCGTAGTCGTTGTAACACTGCAACACAACACACAAACCACTATGAACATTATGTCGCTTAAAACAATTTTGTCAAATGGATTAACAACCAAACTAAATCAACATCATTATGCCTAGACTTGCATTATTTTCACAGCAGTAAGAcatattatcttaaatatgaaaaaactactatcgACAATAGCCAAGCTTTTCCCGGCCTGCATCACTGCTTACACTCGCGAGAGCGGAGGTGTATACATTGACAAATACAGAGTAAATATAGCATGATGAATAACCTTGATGTAATGTTTGAAGACGTCTGCAGCGCGGCGGATGGGCGCCACGTTGTACACGATGAGCTTGCAGTACGCGGCGAGGAAGTTGCGACGCTTGTGGAGCTCCTCGATGCGTCTCTCGTCTTGTCCGTCTGTAAGCGCCGATACACTGCACACGTCACGCACACGCCACGCACACGACACGCACGGGACGTCTCAACGCAAACATCTccacaaatataataacacgACGGGTGAAAGGAAAATTGACATAAGCgacaatatttttcttgaaaatttaaaatacgttaaaaaaaacgGCACAAAAAGACACTGACTTGAAAACTTGCATATAACTTCATATCGCAATAAAAATTTCGCTTAAGTAAATGAGCCTTTCA
Protein-coding sequences here:
- the LOC119191116 gene encoding cohesin subunit SA-2-like (The sequence of the model RefSeq protein was modified relative to this genomic sequence to represent the inferred CDS: added 91 bases not found in genome assembly); its protein translation is MKQLVLEPDNELCDLLNDFIQEFVFVHHNYDGQDERRIEELHKRRNFLAAYCKLIVYNVAPIRRAADVFKHYIKCYNDYGDIIKATLSKAREINKMNCALTMELAMQALFTDMLQRHPNPHRQLPEFLELKELAKRFSVMFGLDAVKNREALTALHRAGIAFAALEQAPGGAPPHLLFLEPLGEFSGKLLRQDKRHVLRFLDARIVQVVQWADDWAPLAAYRSLLTDAPDERPPPACCHYARRTRQHDDDDDDNADSDQDPPG